From a single Nocardioides panacis genomic region:
- a CDS encoding TatD family hydrolase, with translation MSRDRSRPPVPEPLPHPVVDNHCHLDIADGPDGSWLQTREAIAQAAAVGVTRIVQIGCDLPGARWAVEAASAHDALVAGVALHPNEAPLLAEAGELDAALEEIASLAAGDRVRAVGETGLDYFRTGEDGRAAQQLSFRRHVDLAKRLDRTLVIHDRDAHEDVLRILDEEGVPERFVMHCFSGDAGFARACLDRGGWLSFAGTVTFKNAEPLREALRVVPQDRVLVETDAPYLTPMPYRGRPNASYLVPLTMRSMAETRGEDLAELCAAVDANTEAAFGGTW, from the coding sequence GTGAGCCGGGACCGCAGCAGGCCGCCGGTGCCCGAGCCGCTGCCGCACCCGGTGGTCGACAACCACTGCCACCTCGACATCGCCGACGGGCCGGACGGCTCCTGGCTGCAGACCCGCGAGGCGATCGCGCAGGCCGCCGCGGTGGGCGTCACCCGGATCGTGCAGATCGGCTGCGACCTGCCGGGTGCGCGCTGGGCCGTCGAGGCGGCGAGCGCCCACGACGCGCTGGTCGCCGGGGTCGCGCTGCACCCCAACGAGGCGCCGCTGCTGGCCGAGGCCGGTGAGCTCGACGCGGCCCTGGAGGAGATCGCCTCGCTGGCCGCCGGGGACCGGGTCCGCGCGGTCGGCGAGACCGGCCTCGACTACTTCCGGACCGGCGAGGACGGCCGGGCGGCCCAGCAGCTGTCCTTCCGGCGGCACGTCGACCTCGCCAAGCGGCTCGACCGGACCCTGGTGATCCACGACCGCGACGCCCACGAGGACGTGCTGCGGATCCTCGACGAGGAGGGCGTGCCCGAGCGGTTCGTCATGCACTGCTTCTCCGGGGACGCCGGGTTCGCCCGGGCCTGCCTGGACCGCGGCGGCTGGCTGTCGTTCGCCGGCACCGTGACGTTCAAGAACGCCGAGCCGCTCCGCGAGGCACTGCGGGTGGTGCCGCAGGACCGGGTGCTGGTCGAGACGGACGCGCCGTACCTCACGCCGATGCCCTACCGCGGCCGGCCCAACGCGTCGTACCTCGTGCCGCTGACGATGCGGTCGATGGCGGAGACCCGCGGCGAGGACCTGGCCGAGCTGTGCGCGGCCGTGGACGCGAACACCGAGGCCGCGTTCGGTGGCACCTGGTGA
- a CDS encoding dolichyl-phosphate-mannose--protein mannosyltransferase codes for MTVVDQPPRRTTGLSTTADARRVPSARRRLAPALRDDDRFVAWAATVAITLLAGFLRLWQLGRSKAFLFDETYYAKDAWSLWHHGYVTGYVPDANEKILSGRLTGLWTDSPSMVVHPEAGKWLIALGEEVFGMTPFGWRFASAVAGTLMVAVMIRLARRLTGSTLLGCVAGLLLCFDGLELVLSRLALLDIFLAFFLLSAVACLVADRDWGRLRIARLVPGDFRATASDWGPVRALLWRPWRLAAGVCFGLACATKWNAIFPLAAFGVLVWTWDAGARRAIGIRMPRLRSLVVDALPAFCYLVLVALVVYVASWTGWLLHADVYEKALSDTQYGPYWGSYLKHDVHGFFPHLERSLRSLWHYHHDVYAFHTKFLDGAKHTYQSTPQGWLILNRPVGVQADLGIKPGEQGCTAPAGSTCLRQVLLLGTPALWWGGVLALVYAVFGWLGKRDWRFGVAVVGVLASWLPWIPNDDRPIFSYYAVAIIPFTILAIVLCLGTMIGGPRASDRRRMWGTAVAGAFVVLVIVNFAWFWPIYVGDLITTPQWLDRIWFSRWI; via the coding sequence GTGACCGTCGTGGACCAGCCGCCCCGCCGTACGACGGGGCTCTCCACCACGGCCGACGCCCGGCGGGTGCCGAGCGCCCGCCGTCGGCTCGCCCCCGCGCTGCGCGACGACGACCGCTTCGTGGCCTGGGCCGCGACCGTGGCGATCACCCTGCTCGCCGGGTTCCTGCGGCTGTGGCAGCTCGGCCGCTCCAAGGCGTTCCTGTTCGACGAGACCTACTACGCCAAGGACGCCTGGTCGCTGTGGCACCACGGCTACGTCACCGGCTACGTCCCCGACGCCAACGAGAAGATCCTGTCCGGCCGGCTCACCGGCCTGTGGACCGACTCCCCCAGCATGGTCGTGCACCCCGAGGCCGGGAAGTGGCTGATCGCCCTGGGCGAGGAGGTCTTCGGGATGACGCCGTTCGGCTGGCGGTTCGCCTCGGCCGTCGCCGGCACGCTGATGGTCGCGGTGATGATCCGGCTGGCCCGGCGGCTGACCGGCTCCACGCTGCTCGGCTGCGTCGCCGGCCTGCTGCTGTGCTTCGACGGCCTCGAGCTCGTGCTGTCCCGGCTGGCGCTGCTCGACATCTTCCTGGCGTTCTTCCTGCTCAGCGCGGTCGCCTGCCTGGTCGCGGACCGGGACTGGGGACGGCTGCGGATCGCCCGCCTCGTGCCCGGCGACTTCCGGGCGACGGCCTCGGACTGGGGCCCGGTCCGCGCGCTGCTCTGGCGGCCCTGGCGGCTGGCCGCCGGCGTCTGCTTCGGCCTGGCCTGCGCGACGAAGTGGAACGCGATCTTCCCGCTGGCCGCGTTCGGGGTCCTGGTGTGGACGTGGGACGCGGGCGCCCGGCGGGCGATCGGGATCCGGATGCCGCGGCTCCGCTCGCTGGTGGTCGACGCGCTGCCGGCGTTCTGCTACCTCGTCCTGGTCGCCCTCGTGGTGTACGTCGCGAGCTGGACCGGCTGGCTGCTGCACGCCGACGTCTACGAGAAGGCGCTGTCGGACACGCAGTACGGCCCCTACTGGGGCAGCTACCTCAAGCACGACGTGCACGGCTTCTTCCCGCACCTCGAACGGTCCCTGCGGTCGTTGTGGCACTACCACCACGACGTCTACGCCTTCCACACCAAGTTCCTCGACGGCGCCAAGCACACCTACCAGTCCACCCCGCAGGGCTGGCTGATCCTGAACCGTCCGGTCGGCGTGCAGGCCGACCTCGGCATCAAGCCCGGCGAGCAGGGCTGCACCGCTCCGGCCGGCAGCACCTGCCTGCGCCAGGTGCTGCTGCTCGGCACCCCGGCGCTGTGGTGGGGCGGGGTGCTCGCACTGGTCTATGCCGTCTTCGGCTGGCTGGGCAAGCGGGACTGGCGCTTCGGCGTCGCGGTCGTCGGCGTCCTCGCCTCCTGGCTGCCCTGGATCCCGAACGACGACCGGCCGATCTTCTCCTACTACGCGGTGGCGATCATCCCCTTCACGATCCTCGCGATCGTGCTCTGCCTGGGCACGATGATCGGCGGTCCGCGGGCCTCCGACCGCCGCCGCATGTGGGGGACGGCGGTCGCCGGCGCGTTCGTGGTCCTGGTGATCGTGAACTTCGCGTGGTTCTGGCCGATCTACGTCGGCGACCTGATCACCACCCCGCAGTGGCTGGACCGGATCTGGTTCAGCCGCTGGATCTGA
- the rsmI gene encoding 16S rRNA (cytidine(1402)-2'-O)-methyltransferase produces MDDNEGLGVLVLAATPIGRVADAPPRLADELATADVVAAEDTRRLRRLTTDLGVTVTGRVVSYFEGNESARTPVLVEALEAGQRVLLVTDAGMPSVSDPGYRLVVAAVERGITVTAVPGPSAVLTALAVSGLPVDRFCFEGFLPRKAGERGRRLAALRGEQRTMVFFEAPHRTEAALASMAEAFGADRRGAVCRELTKTHEEVRRAGLADLAAWAADGVRGEVTIVVEGDVTAVDVPSDPASLAALVAEEEEAGATRKEAILDVARRAALPKRVVYDAVHKPQVPGS; encoded by the coding sequence GTGGACGACAACGAGGGTCTCGGCGTGCTCGTGCTGGCCGCGACCCCGATCGGCCGGGTCGCCGACGCGCCCCCGCGACTGGCCGACGAGCTCGCCACCGCGGACGTCGTCGCGGCCGAGGACACCCGCCGGCTGCGGAGGCTGACCACCGACCTCGGGGTCACGGTGACCGGGCGGGTGGTGTCCTACTTCGAGGGCAACGAGTCCGCCCGCACACCGGTGCTGGTCGAGGCCCTCGAGGCCGGCCAGCGCGTGCTGCTGGTCACCGACGCCGGGATGCCGTCGGTGTCCGACCCCGGCTACCGGCTGGTGGTGGCCGCGGTGGAGCGCGGCATCACGGTCACCGCGGTGCCCGGCCCGTCGGCGGTGCTCACCGCGCTCGCGGTCTCCGGGCTGCCGGTCGACCGGTTCTGCTTCGAGGGCTTCCTGCCCCGCAAGGCCGGCGAGCGCGGCCGGCGGCTGGCCGCGCTGCGCGGCGAGCAGCGGACGATGGTGTTCTTCGAGGCGCCGCACCGCACCGAGGCCGCGCTGGCCTCGATGGCCGAGGCGTTCGGCGCCGACCGGCGTGGTGCGGTGTGCCGGGAGCTGACCAAGACCCACGAGGAGGTACGACGGGCCGGGCTCGCCGACCTCGCCGCGTGGGCCGCCGACGGGGTCCGGGGAGAGGTGACGATCGTCGTGGAGGGCGACGTCACGGCGGTCGACGTCCCGTCCGACCCGGCGTCGCTGGCCGCGCTGGTCGCCGAGGAGGAGGAGGCCGGCGCCACCCGCAAGGAGGCGATCCTCGACGTGGCCAGGCGGGCCGCGCTGCCCAAGCGGGTCGTCTACGACGCGGTCCACAAGCCGCAGGTGCCGGGCTCGTGA
- a CDS encoding 4-(cytidine 5'-diphospho)-2-C-methyl-D-erythritol kinase, whose translation MSGAVTAAAPAKINLSLGVGTRRPDGFHPLATVYQAIGLYDRVTVTDADDLTVSVTAQPRIPVDGVPLDDTNIAVRAARTLREHHGGIRRGAHLAIDKGIPVAGGMAGGSADAAAALLALDHLWGLGTPRAELMRIAAGLGSDVPFALVGGTAIGSGRGEVVVPLITVGEYWWVVLESERGLSTPSVYDEFDVLRDGSSVPDPEIPDALMTALRVHDVAALGASLSNDLQVAALRLRPELARALEQGRLESAHGAIVSGSGPSCLFLCEGRSHAVQVAGGLRSLDLGPVSFAPGPVHGARVVTTDDGRV comes from the coding sequence ATGAGCGGCGCCGTGACCGCCGCCGCCCCCGCCAAGATCAACCTGTCGCTGGGCGTCGGGACGCGGCGCCCCGACGGCTTCCACCCGCTGGCGACCGTCTACCAGGCGATCGGGCTCTACGACCGGGTCACGGTCACCGACGCCGACGACCTGACCGTCTCGGTGACCGCGCAACCGCGGATCCCCGTCGACGGGGTCCCGCTCGACGACACCAACATCGCGGTGCGCGCGGCCCGGACGCTGCGCGAGCACCACGGCGGCATCCGCCGCGGCGCCCACCTCGCGATCGACAAGGGCATCCCGGTCGCCGGCGGGATGGCCGGCGGCAGCGCCGACGCGGCTGCCGCCCTGCTCGCGCTGGACCACCTCTGGGGCCTGGGCACCCCGCGCGCCGAGCTGATGCGGATCGCCGCCGGGCTCGGCAGCGACGTGCCGTTCGCGCTGGTCGGCGGCACCGCGATCGGCTCCGGCCGCGGCGAGGTGGTGGTGCCGCTGATCACCGTCGGGGAGTACTGGTGGGTGGTGCTGGAGTCCGAGCGCGGCCTGTCCACGCCGTCGGTCTACGACGAGTTCGACGTGCTGCGCGACGGCAGCTCGGTGCCGGACCCGGAGATCCCCGACGCCCTGATGACCGCGCTGCGGGTCCACGACGTGGCGGCGCTCGGCGCCAGCCTGTCCAACGACCTGCAGGTCGCCGCGCTCCGGCTGCGGCCCGAGCTCGCCCGGGCCCTCGAGCAGGGCCGCCTGGAGTCCGCGCACGGCGCGATCGTGTCCGGCTCCGGACCCAGCTGCCTGTTCCTGTGCGAGGGCCGCTCGCACGCCGTCCAGGTGGCCGGGGGACTCCGGTCCCTCGACCTCGGGCCGGTGTCCTTCGCCCCCGGTCCGGTGCACGGCGCCCGGGTGGTCACCACCGACGACGGACGGGTCTGA
- a CDS encoding resuscitation-promoting factor, with protein sequence MRYGRPLDVKVDGKSNRYWVTATDVSAALDQIGLRFGDADMSASRGTEISRSGMDLAVVTPKTLTVKLGGEKARKKTVTALTVGDALKELGEKADSNDQVKPGLDAVLDDGDKLTLTKVRVAQRRTTQPVGFDSVKRQDSSMYTDQSRTVRAGRSGARAVVYKVTFKNGEAVSRKVLRSSLVRRPVAAIVEVGTKDRPAPAPSTPSYSGDGSAWDRIAACESGGNWAANTGNGYYGGLQFNLGTWAAYGGSGRPDQNSRSQQIAIAEKVRAAEGGYGAWPVCGARG encoded by the coding sequence GTGCGGTACGGCCGCCCCCTCGACGTCAAGGTCGACGGGAAGAGCAACCGCTACTGGGTGACCGCCACCGACGTGTCCGCCGCGCTCGACCAGATCGGCCTCCGCTTCGGCGACGCCGACATGTCCGCCAGCCGCGGCACCGAGATCAGCCGCTCCGGCATGGACCTCGCTGTCGTCACCCCCAAGACCCTCACCGTCAAGCTCGGCGGCGAGAAGGCGCGCAAGAAGACCGTGACCGCCCTCACCGTCGGCGACGCGCTCAAGGAGCTCGGCGAGAAGGCCGACTCCAACGACCAGGTCAAGCCCGGCCTCGACGCCGTCCTCGACGACGGCGACAAGCTGACGCTGACCAAGGTCCGGGTCGCCCAGCGCCGTACGACGCAGCCGGTCGGCTTCGACAGCGTCAAGCGCCAGGACTCCTCGATGTACACCGACCAGTCGCGCACCGTCCGCGCCGGCCGCTCCGGCGCCCGTGCGGTGGTCTACAAGGTGACCTTCAAGAACGGCGAGGCCGTCAGCCGCAAGGTGCTGCGCTCCAGCCTGGTCCGCCGTCCGGTCGCCGCGATCGTCGAGGTCGGCACCAAGGACCGCCCGGCGCCCGCGCCGAGCACGCCGAGCTACTCCGGCGACGGCAGCGCCTGGGACCGGATCGCCGCGTGCGAGTCCGGCGGCAACTGGGCCGCCAACACCGGCAACGGCTACTACGGCGGCCTGCAGTTCAACCTCGGCACCTGGGCGGCGTACGGCGGCTCCGGCCGTCCCGACCAGAACAGCCGGTCGCAGCAGATCGCGATCGCCGAGAAGGTCCGCGCGGCCGAGGGCGGCTACGGCGCCTGGCCGGTCTGCGGGGCTCGAGGCTGA
- the rsmA gene encoding 16S rRNA (adenine(1518)-N(6)/adenine(1519)-N(6))-dimethyltransferase RsmA, with the protein MVADENIPSAGPRFLGPAEVRLLAEELGLRPTKQRGQNFVIDPNTVRRIVRASGVGPDDVVLEVGPGLGSLTLALLESVDRVVAVEIDPVLARALPATIAAYAPDLAGRCEVVEADALRVEAIPGPPPTALVANLPYNVSVPVLLHLMALLPSLRHGLVMVQAEVADRLAAPPGSKTYGVPSVKAAWYADVRRAGSVSRSVFWPAPNVDSGLVAWTHREPPAVSATREQVFRVVDAAFAQRRKMLRSTLKDLAGSAAAAEAALAHAGVDPMARGEAIGVQQFALIAEGLALGVQA; encoded by the coding sequence GTGGTGGCCGACGAGAACATCCCCTCCGCCGGTCCGAGGTTCCTCGGGCCGGCGGAGGTGCGTCTGCTGGCCGAGGAGCTCGGCCTGCGGCCCACCAAACAGCGGGGCCAGAACTTCGTCATCGACCCCAACACCGTGCGCCGCATCGTGCGCGCGTCCGGGGTCGGCCCCGACGACGTGGTCCTCGAGGTCGGTCCCGGCCTCGGCTCGCTGACCCTGGCGCTGCTGGAGTCCGTGGACCGGGTCGTCGCGGTGGAGATCGACCCGGTGCTGGCCCGGGCGCTGCCCGCCACCATCGCGGCGTACGCGCCGGACCTGGCCGGCCGCTGCGAGGTCGTCGAGGCCGACGCGCTCCGGGTCGAGGCGATCCCCGGGCCGCCGCCCACCGCGCTGGTCGCCAACCTGCCCTACAACGTGTCGGTGCCCGTGCTGCTCCACCTGATGGCGCTGCTGCCCTCGCTGCGGCACGGGCTGGTGATGGTCCAGGCCGAGGTCGCCGACCGGCTGGCCGCGCCCCCCGGCTCCAAGACCTACGGCGTCCCGTCGGTGAAGGCCGCCTGGTACGCCGACGTACGACGGGCGGGGTCGGTCAGCCGCTCGGTGTTCTGGCCGGCGCCGAACGTCGACTCCGGCCTGGTCGCCTGGACCCACCGGGAGCCGCCGGCGGTCTCCGCGACCCGCGAGCAGGTGTTCCGGGTCGTCGACGCCGCGTTCGCCCAGCGCCGCAAGATGCTGCGCTCCACGCTCAAGGACCTGGCCGGCTCGGCCGCCGCGGCGGAGGCCGCCCTCGCGCACGCCGGCGTCGACCCGATGGCCCGCGGCGAGGCCATCGGCGTGCAGCAGTTCGCGCTGATCGCCGAGGGGCTGGCGCTGGGGGTGCAGGCATGA
- a CDS encoding ABC-F family ATP-binding cassette domain-containing protein, protein MAVANLVSLERVHKAYGVRPLLDDVSLGVGATDRIGVVGRNGDGKTTLLKLLGGLEEPDEGRVSRNRGLRLGYLTQGDDLDPQATVRLAVLEGRADHEWAADPSTREVVEVLLAGVSLDRVVEGLSGGERRRCSLARLLLGDHDLVVLDEPTNHLDVEAVAWLAHHLTRSAARRTSALVVVTHDRWFLDEVCTTTWEVHDGVVDVYDGGYAAFVLAKAERQRQASASEARRQNLMRKELAWLRRGAPARTSKPKFRMDAAYTLIEDEPEPRDRLELQRFATQRLGKDVIDLEDADLVRGERQLLSHATWRLGPGDRVGLVGVNGAGKTSVLRLVAGELEPTRGRVRQGRTVALEHLTQALDHLDPSDRVLDSVEKVQRVTRLAGSAGEITASSMLERFGFTGDRLTARIGDLSGGERRRFQMLRLLLSEPNVLLLDEPTNDLDIETLTVLEDFLDGWPGTLVVVSHDRYFLERVTDSTWALLGDGQISMLPRGVEEYLERRAAALAESVDAARAAGSAPGPGGPAASAGELREARKAVARLDKQLSRLAEREASLHAEMVEHASDYERLAAVDVQLREVTEQKADLEEQWLEAATLLD, encoded by the coding sequence ATGGCAGTCGCCAACCTGGTCAGCCTCGAGCGGGTGCACAAGGCCTACGGCGTGCGCCCGCTCCTCGACGACGTCAGCCTCGGCGTCGGCGCCACCGACCGGATCGGGGTCGTGGGCCGCAACGGCGACGGCAAGACCACCCTGCTCAAGCTGCTCGGCGGTCTCGAGGAGCCCGACGAGGGCCGGGTCTCCCGCAACCGGGGCCTGCGGCTGGGGTACCTCACCCAGGGCGACGACCTGGACCCGCAGGCCACCGTGCGGCTCGCGGTGCTCGAGGGCCGCGCCGACCACGAGTGGGCCGCCGACCCGTCCACCCGCGAGGTCGTCGAGGTGCTGCTCGCCGGGGTCTCCCTCGACCGGGTCGTCGAGGGCCTCTCCGGAGGCGAGCGCCGGCGCTGCTCGCTGGCCCGGCTGCTCCTCGGCGACCACGACCTCGTGGTCCTCGACGAGCCCACCAACCACCTCGACGTCGAGGCCGTCGCCTGGCTGGCCCACCACCTGACCCGGTCCGCCGCCCGTCGTACGTCCGCGCTGGTGGTGGTCACCCACGACCGGTGGTTCCTCGACGAGGTCTGCACCACCACGTGGGAGGTGCACGACGGGGTCGTGGACGTGTACGACGGCGGGTACGCCGCCTTCGTGCTGGCCAAGGCCGAGCGGCAGCGGCAGGCGTCGGCGTCGGAGGCCCGGCGGCAGAACCTGATGCGCAAGGAGCTCGCCTGGCTGCGCCGCGGGGCGCCCGCACGCACCTCGAAGCCGAAGTTCCGGATGGACGCGGCCTACACCCTGATCGAGGACGAGCCGGAGCCGCGCGACCGCCTCGAGCTGCAGCGGTTCGCCACCCAGCGGCTCGGCAAGGACGTCATCGACCTCGAGGACGCCGACCTGGTGCGCGGCGAGCGGCAGCTGCTCTCGCACGCGACCTGGCGGCTCGGGCCCGGCGACCGGGTCGGCCTGGTCGGCGTGAACGGCGCCGGGAAGACCTCGGTGCTGCGGCTGGTGGCCGGGGAGCTCGAGCCCACCCGGGGACGCGTCCGGCAGGGCCGCACGGTCGCGCTGGAGCACCTCACCCAGGCGCTGGACCACCTCGACCCCTCGGACCGGGTGCTCGACTCGGTGGAGAAGGTGCAGCGGGTGACCCGGCTGGCGGGCTCCGCCGGGGAGATCACCGCCTCCTCGATGCTGGAGCGGTTCGGCTTCACCGGCGACCGGCTCACCGCCCGGATCGGCGACCTCTCCGGTGGCGAGCGGCGGCGCTTCCAGATGCTGCGGCTGCTGCTGTCCGAGCCCAACGTGCTGCTGCTCGACGAGCCCACCAACGACCTCGACATCGAGACGCTGACCGTCCTGGAGGACTTCCTCGACGGCTGGCCCGGCACCCTGGTGGTCGTCTCGCACGACCGGTACTTCCTGGAGCGGGTCACCGACTCGACCTGGGCGCTGCTCGGCGACGGGCAGATCTCGATGCTGCCGCGCGGCGTGGAGGAGTACCTCGAGCGCCGCGCCGCCGCGCTGGCCGAGTCCGTCGACGCGGCCCGTGCGGCCGGGTCGGCCCCGGGTCCGGGTGGTCCCGCGGCGTCCGCCGGTGAGCTGCGGGAGGCCCGCAAGGCGGTGGCCCGGCTCGACAAGCAGCTCTCCCGGCTCGCGGAGCGGGAGGCGTCGCTGCACGCCGAGATGGTCGAGCACGCCAGCGACTACGAGCGGCTCGCCGCGGTCGACGTACAGCTGCGCGAGGTGACCGAGCAGAAGGCCGACCTCGAGGAGCAGTGGCTCGAAGCCGCCACCCTCCTCGACTGA
- a CDS encoding sensor domain-containing protein has protein sequence MPIGGSDPAATLRDVAASLVSEHAPVVVGLVAPDETLLALDGALAERLGYRREDVVGRRFTELVQDQEVCAVVRAALAGEHAARTTVLNGRTWLVAAHPLHEEDGTPAGAVAVLTFADEAEVHQELTEKESLNEQFGALIELSKDFIAIADLDGTVTFVNRAGRALVGLHSDEDALGRPTTDYFTEQGKAKSREIEESVREHGYWEGETQLRHFGTGEAIPVSANSFLVTRSSDGTPLALATVQRDLRQRLRQERALAVRAQEQRAVAELGRLALTMPLNQLMRETVQLIQARYPRLIAGVLRRSEDGRTTEMVASSLPNWVPIVLDLEEDSLTGRALLRNELVYTDDVIEDPAFPHAEATTRFGMRSALCCPIPGDEHPWGIVGASGPDPRRWTEDDVAFVESVAATLGAAVRRHELESQLQHQALHDPLTGLPNRALVLDRIDTALDRAVRRGGLLAVVLLDLDDFKTVNDSLGHGSGDEMLTELATRFEQVVRRGDTVARLGGDEFVVVCEDLAGEQEVAFTVEALLETCARPVEIGGRRISLSASAGVALAVGGEGDTTALLSEADIAMYRAKRDRPGTYRIFDEAMRGDVLGRINVAGELRTAIRSGGLTIDYQPIVDLATGEVVAMEALARWTNEAGERVPPDVFIPVAEETGLIGELGAAVLRAAAEQAVAWQQHREVGVRVNSSPHELRSSTFYDEVMTTLEQTGLPARLLGLEITESIFVDDDKVTQDTLTRLRDAGVSLLIDDFGTGYSSLSYLQRFPVVDVLKIDRSFLGEGTRGEAVVQAVVGLGRAFGLQVCAEGVETPEQHARVIELGCDFAQGYLLSRPVPADRTDELIAGWQPRLPDADPAPPGL, from the coding sequence GTGCCTATCGGGGGGAGTGACCCGGCCGCGACCCTCCGAGACGTCGCGGCCTCGCTGGTGTCCGAGCACGCCCCCGTCGTCGTCGGGCTGGTCGCGCCCGACGAGACCCTGCTCGCCCTCGACGGGGCCCTGGCGGAGCGGCTCGGCTACCGCCGCGAGGACGTCGTCGGCCGTCGGTTCACCGAGCTGGTCCAGGACCAGGAGGTCTGCGCGGTGGTCCGCGCGGCGCTGGCCGGGGAGCACGCCGCACGGACCACGGTGCTCAACGGCCGGACCTGGCTGGTGGCCGCCCACCCGCTGCACGAGGAGGACGGCACCCCGGCCGGGGCCGTCGCCGTGCTGACCTTCGCCGACGAGGCCGAGGTGCACCAGGAGCTCACCGAGAAGGAGTCGCTCAACGAGCAGTTCGGCGCCCTCATCGAGCTCTCCAAGGACTTCATCGCGATCGCCGACCTCGACGGCACCGTGACCTTCGTGAACCGCGCCGGCCGGGCGCTGGTGGGGTTGCACAGCGACGAGGACGCGCTGGGCCGTCCCACGACCGACTACTTCACCGAGCAGGGGAAGGCCAAGTCCCGGGAGATCGAGGAGTCGGTGCGCGAGCACGGCTACTGGGAGGGCGAGACCCAGCTGCGGCACTTCGGCACCGGGGAGGCGATCCCGGTGTCGGCCAACTCGTTCCTGGTCACCCGCTCCTCCGACGGCACCCCGCTCGCCCTGGCGACCGTGCAGCGCGACCTGCGGCAGCGGCTCCGCCAGGAGCGCGCGCTGGCCGTGCGGGCCCAGGAGCAGCGCGCCGTCGCCGAGCTCGGCCGGCTCGCGCTGACCATGCCGCTGAACCAGCTGATGCGCGAGACCGTCCAGCTCATCCAGGCCCGCTACCCCCGGCTCATCGCCGGGGTGCTGCGGCGCTCCGAGGACGGCCGCACCACCGAGATGGTGGCGTCCTCGCTGCCCAACTGGGTGCCGATCGTGCTCGACCTCGAGGAGGACTCGCTCACCGGCCGGGCGCTGCTGCGCAACGAGCTGGTCTACACCGACGACGTGATCGAGGACCCCGCTTTCCCGCACGCCGAGGCGACCACCCGGTTCGGGATGCGGTCCGCGCTGTGCTGCCCGATCCCCGGCGACGAGCACCCCTGGGGGATCGTCGGCGCGTCCGGCCCGGACCCCCGGCGCTGGACCGAGGACGACGTCGCGTTCGTGGAGTCGGTGGCCGCGACGCTGGGGGCCGCCGTACGCCGGCACGAGCTGGAGAGCCAGCTGCAGCACCAGGCCCTGCACGACCCGCTGACCGGGCTGCCGAACCGGGCGCTCGTGCTCGACCGGATCGACACCGCGCTGGACCGCGCCGTCCGCCGCGGCGGGCTGCTCGCGGTGGTGCTGCTCGACCTCGACGACTTCAAGACCGTCAACGACTCGCTCGGGCACGGCAGCGGCGACGAGATGCTCACCGAGCTCGCCACCCGCTTCGAGCAGGTGGTGCGCCGGGGCGACACGGTGGCCCGGCTCGGCGGCGACGAGTTCGTGGTGGTCTGCGAGGACCTCGCCGGCGAGCAGGAGGTCGCCTTCACGGTCGAGGCGCTGCTCGAGACCTGCGCCAGGCCCGTCGAGATCGGCGGTCGCCGGATCAGCCTGTCCGCGAGCGCCGGTGTCGCGCTGGCGGTCGGCGGCGAGGGCGACACCACCGCGCTGCTCAGCGAGGCGGACATCGCGATGTACCGCGCCAAGCGCGACCGGCCCGGCACCTACCGGATCTTCGACGAGGCGATGCGCGGCGACGTGCTCGGCCGGATCAACGTGGCCGGCGAGCTGCGCACCGCGATCCGCTCGGGGGGCCTGACGATCGACTACCAGCCGATCGTGGACCTGGCCACCGGCGAGGTGGTCGCGATGGAGGCGCTGGCCCGGTGGACCAACGAGGCCGGTGAGCGGGTGCCGCCGGACGTGTTCATCCCGGTCGCGGAGGAGACCGGCCTGATCGGCGAGCTCGGTGCGGCCGTGCTGCGCGCGGCCGCCGAGCAGGCGGTGGCCTGGCAGCAGCACCGCGAGGTCGGCGTCCGGGTGAACTCCAGCCCGCACGAGCTGCGCAGCAGCACCTTCTACGACGAGGTGATGACCACCCTGGAGCAGACCGGGCTGCCGGCCCGGCTGCTCGGCCTGGAGATCACCGAGTCGATCTTCGTCGACGACGACAAGGTCACCCAGGACACCCTCACCCGGCTCCGCGACGCGGGTGTCTCGCTGCTGATCGACGACTTCGGCACCGGCTACAGCTCGCTGAGCTACCTGCAGCGGTTCCCGGTGGTCGACGTGCTCAAGATCGACCGCTCCTTCCTCGGCGAGGGCACCCGCGGCGAGGCCGTCGTACAAGCGGTGGTCGGGCTCGGTCGGGCCTTCGGGCTGCAGGTCTGCGCCGAGGGCGTGGAGACCCCCGAGCAGCACGCCCGGGTGATCGAGCTCGGCTGCGACTTCGCGCAGGGCTACCTCCTGTCCCGGCCGGTCCCCGCGGACCGGACCGACGAGCTGATCGCCGGATGGCAGCCCCGGCTGCCGGACGCCGATCCCGCGCCGCCGGGGCTCTAG